In Arthrobacter alpinus, a single window of DNA contains:
- a CDS encoding class F sortase has translation MVFTSSRRGRLMASATAAVLLTSLTFGVAGCGSATAPGSPGTTPAAQSTGSPPAAPSAATKAPPSSISTIPVPAPTQAAPPKIQGEILQESAPVTLSIPDIAVTTNLMALGRDAKGEAEVPPGDAGSPAGWYKYSPTPGELGPSVILGHVNTTTIAEGVFYRLHELTPGETFSVTRADGSVAVFAVDRSEVFKKDAFPTLAVYGNTQRAEIRLITCGGYEPSTGEFTENTVVYGHLLSSHGG, from the coding sequence ATGGTATTCACCAGCAGCCGTCGCGGGCGCCTCATGGCGTCCGCGACGGCGGCGGTGCTCCTGACATCCCTCACCTTTGGTGTTGCCGGATGCGGGTCGGCAACCGCCCCCGGTTCCCCCGGTACGACGCCGGCAGCCCAGTCCACGGGCAGTCCGCCAGCCGCGCCTTCCGCAGCAACGAAAGCGCCGCCGTCGTCCATTTCCACAATCCCGGTCCCAGCCCCAACTCAGGCAGCCCCGCCGAAGATCCAGGGAGAGATCCTGCAAGAATCGGCACCCGTGACACTGTCCATCCCAGACATAGCCGTAACCACAAACTTGATGGCCTTGGGCCGGGACGCAAAAGGCGAGGCCGAAGTCCCACCGGGCGACGCTGGCTCCCCCGCTGGCTGGTACAAGTACTCCCCCACTCCCGGCGAGCTGGGCCCCTCGGTCATTTTGGGACATGTGAACACCACCACTATTGCCGAAGGCGTTTTTTACCGGCTCCATGAACTCACCCCGGGCGAAACGTTTTCGGTCACCCGGGCCGATGGGAGCGTTGCCGTCTTCGCCGTGGACAGAAGCGAAGTCTTTAAGAAGGACGCGTTCCCTACACTGGCGGTCTATGGCAATACCCAACGAGCCGAAATTCGGCTCATCACCTGCGGCGGCTATGAGCCCAGCACAGGCGAATTCACCGAAAACACCGTGGTCTATGGGCATCTTCTGTCCAGCCACGGCGGATAG
- a CDS encoding MFS transporter, which yields MSVSTFESTASKRPERERSLPVLALVLMALSGFIIIMTETLPAGLLPQLAIEFQVSNGTAGQLITAYALGTVLAAIPTIAMTRSASRKPLLIVGLLGFFVANTLMAISPTLVIALVVRFIAGAFSGLIWGMLAGYARRIAAPEHAGRALAIAMAGTPVALSIGTPLGAWLGSTVGWRWSFAGVSALTVVVVLLVLACVPNAPGQRSDNRVPLGRVLVIPGVAAILGVVFAWMLAHNLLYSYIAPYLDGTGVGLRPDVALFVFGVAALVGIWITGTLIDRSLRRLALVSTASFIVAGALLLTFPASLPVTIVAVALWGVAFGGAATQLQTAIGDAAGESVDVANAMLTTAFNLAIFGGAAIGALLVDGSGPTALPLAMIALSTFALLAVTFGRKRAFPSS from the coding sequence GTGTCTGTCTCAACATTCGAATCGACCGCCTCGAAACGGCCGGAACGCGAACGTAGCCTGCCCGTCCTCGCACTCGTCCTAATGGCCCTAAGCGGGTTCATCATCATCATGACCGAGACACTTCCGGCCGGCCTGCTCCCACAACTCGCCATCGAATTTCAGGTCAGCAACGGCACTGCGGGCCAGCTCATCACCGCTTATGCACTCGGCACAGTCCTCGCCGCGATCCCTACGATCGCGATGACGCGAAGCGCGTCCCGCAAACCGCTGCTCATCGTAGGGCTGCTCGGCTTCTTCGTCGCGAACACGCTCATGGCGATCTCGCCGACACTAGTGATAGCGCTCGTCGTGCGCTTCATCGCCGGGGCGTTCTCGGGCCTGATCTGGGGCATGCTCGCGGGCTATGCCCGTCGCATCGCCGCCCCGGAACACGCAGGCCGCGCCCTCGCGATCGCGATGGCCGGCACACCGGTCGCACTCTCTATCGGGACGCCGCTCGGCGCTTGGCTCGGCTCGACGGTCGGCTGGCGGTGGTCCTTTGCTGGCGTCTCCGCACTCACCGTGGTCGTTGTGCTGTTGGTGCTCGCGTGTGTGCCGAACGCGCCAGGGCAGCGATCGGATAACCGAGTTCCCCTTGGCCGGGTGCTCGTAATCCCAGGCGTGGCCGCGATCCTCGGTGTGGTGTTTGCATGGATGCTTGCCCACAATCTGCTTTACTCGTACATCGCACCATACCTCGACGGCACTGGGGTCGGGCTTCGGCCCGATGTAGCTCTATTTGTCTTCGGCGTCGCCGCACTCGTCGGCATCTGGATCACCGGCACCCTGATCGACCGATCGCTTCGGCGCCTTGCCCTCGTGAGTACGGCGTCCTTCATCGTCGCCGGTGCCCTATTGCTGACCTTCCCTGCTTCGCTGCCAGTGACGATCGTTGCGGTCGCACTGTGGGGTGTCGCATTCGGGGGCGCCGCGACACAGCTGCAGACAGCGATCGGCGACGCGGCGGGTGAGAGCGTCGATGTTGCGAACGCTATGCTCACGACCGCGTTCAACCTCGCCATCTTCGGCGGAGCGGCGATCGGCGCGCTCCTCGTCGATGGCAGCGGGCCTACAGCACTCCCTCTCGCGATGATCGCACTCTCCACCTTCGCCCTCCTGGCAGTCACCTTCGGCCGCAAGCGAGCCTTCCCGTCAAGCTAG
- a CDS encoding transposase produces the protein MRILGNERDAETEFLARPLWLSAVPTASEAQRKHWRHARWQNCAGTCTVPASFGSTTRYRFNCGGDRQLNKGFYAVAWIRIHWDQTTKEYVAK, from the coding sequence ATGCGCATTCTTGGAAACGAGCGTGACGCAGAGACCGAATTCCTTGCACGCCCACTTTGGCTGTCCGCAGTGCCAACAGCCAGTGAAGCTCAGCGTAAACACTGGCGCCACGCCCGGTGGCAGAATTGCGCCGGAACCTGCACGGTTCCAGCCTCTTTTGGCAGCACAACCCGATACCGGTTCAATTGCGGTGGGGATCGTCAACTCAACAAAGGGTTCTACGCCGTCGCCTGGATAAGGATCCACTGGGACCAAACAACCAAGGAGTATGTTGCAAAATGA
- a CDS encoding phosphotransferase — protein MVLRSMFVEVEAWCFRVLGHGTLTSLRAEAGGQMSHQFRYDSDEQGTVAVKVRSDSADRISRCLQIQRIAADAGFPCARPLTRADLLEPGVVVSAETWLAGGEMRSGGEVSFAARSAKLLAGLMEILESQSPTGLGAPPPWMHWNPPTGGLWPTNPVVDAMNQDLVPGHVHDIARSVSRRLAQGVLPLVVGHGDWESQNLRWQGDLPWAVHDWDSLVALPEAAIVGAASGAFASTATPTLSTIESSGNFIDAYQQARDRRFTDEEQEVAWAASLWPALHNARGESLFQSPPVALDALTCQAPERLQRAGVP, from the coding sequence ATGGTGTTGAGATCAATGTTCGTTGAAGTTGAGGCGTGGTGTTTTCGCGTGCTCGGCCACGGCACTCTCACGTCGTTGCGTGCCGAAGCTGGCGGTCAAATGTCTCATCAGTTCCGCTACGACTCCGATGAGCAAGGCACTGTTGCCGTCAAGGTCCGGTCTGATTCCGCCGACAGGATCAGTCGATGCCTTCAAATTCAGCGCATTGCAGCGGATGCTGGCTTCCCGTGTGCCCGGCCATTGACCAGAGCAGACCTACTCGAACCGGGTGTGGTGGTCAGTGCTGAGACATGGCTTGCTGGCGGTGAAATGCGCTCCGGTGGAGAGGTTTCCTTTGCCGCCCGGTCCGCGAAACTCTTGGCGGGTCTGATGGAGATTCTTGAATCACAGTCCCCCACCGGGCTTGGCGCACCGCCTCCGTGGATGCACTGGAATCCGCCAACAGGTGGCTTGTGGCCAACAAATCCAGTGGTAGACGCCATGAACCAAGACCTCGTACCTGGACACGTGCATGACATTGCCCGTTCCGTATCGCGACGACTGGCACAAGGAGTCTTACCCCTAGTTGTTGGGCACGGCGACTGGGAAAGCCAAAATCTTCGCTGGCAAGGAGACCTCCCATGGGCGGTCCACGATTGGGATAGCCTCGTCGCCCTCCCGGAAGCGGCTATCGTCGGTGCAGCATCCGGCGCCTTTGCCAGCACCGCCACCCCAACACTGTCAACCATCGAAAGCTCGGGAAATTTCATTGACGCCTACCAGCAGGCGCGTGATAGACGGTTTACCGACGAAGAGCAGGAGGTTGCCTGGGCCGCGAGCTTGTGGCCTGCACTGCATAACGCCCGCGGTGAAAGTCTCTTCCAATCCCCGCCGGTCGCACTGGATGCGCTCACCTGTCAGGCACCGGAACGACTCCAACGCGCCGGTGTCCCGTAG
- a CDS encoding TetR/AcrR family transcriptional regulator, giving the protein MAQQGRPRTFVEHEVLDAAMQVFWRHGYEASSITQLRAATGLSSASLYGAFGSKEGLFERAIEHYIAGPGQVSELVGDLTLDPLEALGLMLHGTIEMQSEPTHPGGCLVALSATVGAGGDDYVAARSIVAARREEDREGIEACIRRAVAGGVIRSDYDPAVSAILVHTFVLGVSTQLLDGVPPAVLHTAAELLLNGLRPSAAAMGQDGSVEARTSILNNDK; this is encoded by the coding sequence ATGGCACAGCAGGGACGACCGAGGACCTTCGTCGAGCACGAGGTACTCGATGCCGCAATGCAGGTGTTTTGGCGGCACGGGTACGAGGCGTCGTCGATTACGCAGCTGCGTGCGGCAACCGGGCTCTCATCGGCGAGCCTTTATGGTGCCTTCGGGTCGAAAGAGGGCCTGTTCGAGCGTGCGATCGAGCACTACATCGCCGGGCCGGGCCAGGTGAGCGAACTCGTCGGCGACCTGACGCTGGACCCGCTGGAAGCCCTCGGCCTGATGCTTCACGGGACGATAGAGATGCAGTCCGAACCGACACATCCCGGTGGGTGTCTCGTCGCACTGTCGGCAACCGTCGGTGCAGGCGGAGACGATTACGTCGCAGCGCGGAGCATCGTTGCCGCACGTCGGGAGGAGGATCGTGAAGGCATTGAGGCGTGCATCCGTCGAGCTGTCGCTGGCGGCGTAATCCGTTCAGACTACGATCCTGCGGTATCAGCGATCCTGGTGCACACGTTTGTATTGGGAGTCTCCACGCAACTGCTTGACGGCGTGCCGCCCGCTGTGCTGCATACTGCTGCCGAGCTGCTCCTCAACGGTCTTCGCCCTTCAGCCGCGGCCATGGGTCAGGATGGCAGCGTCGAAGCCCGGACCAGCATCCTTAACAACGACAAGTAG
- a CDS encoding YybH family protein, which produces MTPEELKSLVGFEKSIQWWWSSGDPTGYMDALAEDVTYGDPLADYLLVGREAVREHFKRIHGDAGITRQEHLNEVSRSISTDAGLLAFTFNTYQQDGTGEETLFLSWNMSLIFRKTDGTWLMTHGHLSLRHSWDVDNIQKLRNSWNLDSIRK; this is translated from the coding sequence ATGACCCCTGAGGAACTCAAATCGCTCGTCGGGTTCGAGAAGTCCATTCAGTGGTGGTGGAGCTCGGGCGACCCGACAGGCTATATGGATGCGCTGGCCGAGGACGTGACTTACGGCGATCCACTGGCCGACTACCTTCTCGTCGGTCGTGAAGCCGTGCGTGAGCACTTCAAACGCATCCATGGGGATGCGGGCATCACCCGCCAAGAGCATTTGAATGAGGTCTCCCGCTCGATCAGCACCGATGCGGGCCTGCTTGCTTTCACGTTCAACACGTATCAGCAAGACGGCACCGGCGAGGAGACACTGTTCCTGTCGTGGAACATGTCGCTCATCTTCCGGAAGACCGACGGCACGTGGCTGATGACGCATGGGCACCTGTCCCTTCGCCATTCGTGGGATGTCGACAACATCCAAAAACTGCGCAATTCGTGGAATCTCGACAGCATCCGGAAGTAG
- a CDS encoding DUF4406 domain-containing protein gives MTKSLMILIAGPYRSGTGDDPELLRRNLNRLEAAAWPIFQAGHLPMIGEWVALPVLESAGVTDLSDPLAGEVMYPAAERLLQRCDAVLRLPGESRGADQDVALARDRGIPVYDHLGDIPGVEAPLVDTVQ, from the coding sequence ATGACCAAATCCCTAATGATTCTGATCGCCGGCCCCTACCGTTCCGGAACGGGGGATGACCCGGAACTGCTGCGCCGGAACCTCAACCGGCTTGAGGCTGCGGCGTGGCCTATCTTTCAAGCCGGACACTTGCCGATGATCGGCGAGTGGGTCGCCCTGCCCGTACTGGAAAGTGCGGGTGTCACTGACCTCTCGGATCCACTGGCCGGTGAGGTGATGTATCCGGCCGCCGAACGCCTCCTCCAGCGATGCGACGCGGTCTTGAGGCTGCCCGGCGAGTCACGCGGCGCCGACCAGGACGTTGCACTGGCCAGAGACCGCGGGATACCCGTCTATGACCATTTGGGCGACATCCCCGGCGTCGAAGCGCCGCTCGTGGACACGGTTCAGTAA
- a CDS encoding NUDIX domain-containing protein, producing MATNGSPLLGQLGVDIPDSRGRTGLNRAGADLDGNPNVRIANVEVTSDGWHVLRRTTFTYRRRDGQQVLEARESYDRGNGATILVYDPVRRTVLLTRQFRFPAYVNGHSDGMLIETAAGLLDDDTPEVAIRREASEELGVTLGNLQHIFDLYMSPGSVTERVHFYAAQYRPNDRTTPGGGLPEDGEDIEVLEIPFDEALAMTANGAIVDGKTVILLQWAATTHLL from the coding sequence ATGGCCACCAATGGGAGCCCCCTTCTTGGACAGCTTGGCGTAGACATACCTGACAGTCGAGGGCGAACAGGACTGAACCGAGCAGGTGCCGATCTGGATGGAAACCCGAACGTCCGGATCGCCAACGTCGAGGTTACCTCGGACGGGTGGCATGTTCTGCGTCGAACCACCTTCACCTACCGCCGGCGGGACGGGCAACAGGTCCTGGAGGCGCGAGAAAGCTATGACCGGGGAAACGGTGCCACAATCCTGGTCTACGACCCCGTCAGGAGAACTGTCTTGCTGACAAGGCAGTTTCGATTCCCGGCCTACGTCAACGGGCACAGCGATGGCATGCTCATCGAAACGGCCGCGGGACTGCTCGATGACGATACTCCTGAAGTCGCCATCCGGCGGGAAGCCAGCGAAGAACTCGGCGTCACCCTCGGGAACCTGCAGCACATATTCGACCTCTACATGAGCCCCGGCTCAGTCACGGAGCGCGTCCACTTCTACGCCGCACAGTACCGCCCGAACGATCGAACAACCCCCGGAGGTGGCCTGCCAGAGGACGGCGAAGACATCGAAGTGCTCGAGATTCCTTTCGATGAAGCACTGGCCATGACAGCCAATGGCGCTATCGTGGACGGCAAAACCGTCATCCTCCTCCAGTGGGCAGCCACAACCCACCTCCTCTGA
- a CDS encoding DeoR/GlpR family DNA-binding transcription regulator: MLAAERHTLLLHRLAKDGKLVAKEIAAELGLSDDSVRRDLRELAAAGLCQRVYGGALPVSPATADYAARTSVEPDSKDRVARRAARLIDPGAIVILDGGTTTLAVVRALPSSLKCTIITHSPTIAAALVPHEGIEVFLLGGRLFKHSAVTCGAAAVEAAQTISADIFLLGVTGVHPSEGLTTGDVDEAAMKRALASRAGDTYVLASGEKIGVTSRYQVLPLNKIAGIITDRPHDDPTLKELQRNGTTLIATHD, translated from the coding sequence ATGCTTGCTGCTGAACGACACACCCTCCTGCTGCATCGCTTGGCCAAGGACGGGAAACTTGTTGCCAAGGAAATCGCGGCCGAGCTGGGCTTATCCGACGACAGTGTCCGTCGTGATCTCCGCGAACTTGCCGCGGCAGGGCTGTGTCAACGCGTGTACGGCGGAGCCCTGCCCGTCTCGCCAGCAACAGCCGATTATGCCGCCCGCACCAGTGTTGAGCCGGACAGCAAGGACCGGGTTGCCCGCCGCGCCGCCCGCCTCATCGATCCAGGCGCTATCGTCATCCTCGACGGCGGGACCACAACTCTCGCCGTCGTGCGGGCCCTTCCTTCTTCGCTGAAGTGCACCATCATTACGCACAGCCCCACGATCGCCGCAGCACTTGTGCCCCATGAAGGCATCGAAGTCTTCCTCCTCGGTGGTCGACTGTTCAAGCATTCGGCCGTGACCTGTGGCGCCGCAGCAGTGGAGGCAGCGCAAACAATCTCTGCCGACATTTTCCTCCTCGGGGTGACCGGTGTGCATCCCTCAGAGGGACTGACCACAGGCGACGTTGACGAGGCAGCCATGAAGCGGGCACTGGCCAGCCGGGCCGGCGACACCTATGTCCTCGCAAGCGGCGAAAAGATCGGCGTCACCTCCCGCTACCAAGTCCTGCCCTTGAACAAGATCGCAGGAATCATCACGGACCGTCCCCATGACGACCCGACCCTCAAAGAGCTCCAACGAAACGGCACAACCCTCATCGCCACGCACGATTGA
- a CDS encoding DUF4389 domain-containing protein: MLFFLWIVFLVLSVLAFFTILVTARYPRAIFDFNVGVQRWTWRVGYYPYSALGTDRYPPFSLADDPNYPARLSMEHPQSLSRGLVLVKWWLLALPHYLIIGVFTGAALAGYSQVRDNNAWAYGSGLIGLLVFIAAIVLLFAGLYPRGLLDLIMGLNRWVFRVSTYATLMTNQYPPLRLDMGGQDVSQSADAPIGLGPDPLPES; encoded by the coding sequence GTGCTGTTCTTCTTGTGGATCGTATTCCTTGTGCTGTCGGTGCTCGCGTTCTTCACGATTCTGGTTACGGCCCGCTACCCGCGGGCGATCTTTGACTTCAATGTCGGCGTGCAGCGTTGGACGTGGCGGGTGGGCTACTACCCCTACAGCGCGCTGGGCACCGACCGCTATCCGCCGTTCAGTCTGGCCGACGATCCGAACTACCCGGCACGACTGTCCATGGAGCACCCGCAGTCGCTCTCACGCGGGCTCGTGTTGGTGAAGTGGTGGCTGCTCGCGCTGCCTCACTACCTGATCATCGGTGTCTTCACCGGTGCTGCTTTGGCCGGCTACAGCCAGGTGCGAGATAACAACGCCTGGGCCTACGGCAGTGGTCTCATCGGCCTGCTGGTCTTCATTGCCGCCATCGTCCTGCTGTTTGCTGGCCTCTACCCCCGCGGTCTACTCGACCTCATCATGGGACTAAACAGATGGGTGTTCCGAGTCAGCACCTACGCAACACTAATGACCAACCAATACCCGCCGCTCCGGCTCGACATGGGAGGCCAGGACGTGTCCCAATCCGCGGACGCACCCATCGGCCTCGGGCCGGACCCGCTGCCAGAAAGCTGA
- a CDS encoding DUF4386 domain-containing protein, producing MATNIHATPPLSPSSSRRRMPPIRRVSLTVGVLYVLTFVSIPTLALYKAVKDDAGAFVLGAGSTTGVQLGALSEVIVGLAGIGTALVLYPVAKRVSQTAALGFVAARLIETCLILVSVVSLLSIITLRNDVAGTANADPATLATMAHGLVANYTWMFLLSQSLMPVACDLFLGYVLYRSALVPRFFPIIAFIGAPLLLASDIAIYFGIYAAVSSIALFAALPVAVFELSLGIWLIVKGFKPTPLTADYPTNRRDHPNTQATPQP from the coding sequence ATGGCCACCAACATCCACGCCACCCCACCCCTCAGCCCTTCAAGCTCGAGACGCCGAATGCCACCGATAAGAAGGGTCTCCCTGACCGTCGGCGTGCTGTATGTGCTGACGTTTGTCTCCATCCCCACCCTCGCGCTTTACAAGGCGGTGAAGGATGATGCAGGCGCCTTCGTGCTGGGCGCTGGCAGCACCACCGGGGTGCAGTTGGGTGCCCTGTCCGAGGTCATCGTCGGCCTGGCCGGCATTGGCACCGCCTTGGTGCTATACCCCGTGGCAAAGCGGGTCAGTCAAACCGCAGCCTTGGGGTTCGTGGCCGCCCGACTTATCGAAACCTGTCTCATCCTTGTCAGCGTCGTCAGCCTGCTCTCGATCATCACACTGCGCAACGACGTCGCGGGAACGGCAAACGCGGACCCGGCGACACTTGCCACAATGGCCCACGGCCTGGTGGCAAACTACACTTGGATGTTCCTGCTCTCGCAGAGCCTGATGCCCGTAGCATGTGACCTATTCCTGGGCTACGTGCTGTACCGCTCGGCCCTGGTGCCCCGCTTTTTCCCGATCATTGCATTCATCGGAGCCCCGCTGCTCTTGGCCTCCGACATCGCGATTTACTTTGGCATCTATGCCGCGGTATCGTCAATCGCTCTTTTCGCCGCACTGCCCGTCGCCGTGTTCGAACTCTCCCTCGGCATCTGGCTGATCGTCAAAGGCTTCAAGCCCACACCGCTAACCGCCGACTACCCAACAAACCGACGCGATCATCCCAACACCCAAGCAACGCCCCAGCCATGA
- a CDS encoding NUDIX domain-containing protein: MPIVKEEAVCYVVQDDRLLVFTHLQHPMHITGVQVPAGTIKPGETPTQAAQRELFEETGLEGIVSRELGTMAYDVRPMRDEIANRHFLELRVPQQDLSRRWVAGEQDPSHGGASEPWECWWLPLVQAHVLATGLGSQLWKLSQH; encoded by the coding sequence ATGCCAATTGTGAAAGAAGAAGCCGTTTGCTACGTTGTCCAGGATGATCGCCTACTGGTCTTCACTCATTTACAACACCCCATGCACATCACAGGAGTCCAAGTACCTGCCGGAACCATAAAACCTGGCGAAACTCCCACCCAAGCCGCACAGCGCGAACTCTTTGAAGAGACAGGGTTAGAAGGCATCGTCAGCCGCGAACTGGGAACGATGGCTTACGACGTACGGCCAATGCGAGATGAAATCGCAAACCGGCATTTCCTAGAACTAAGAGTCCCCCAGCAAGATCTTTCACGGCGTTGGGTCGCCGGAGAACAAGACCCCTCGCACGGCGGCGCGTCTGAACCCTGGGAATGCTGGTGGCTACCCTTGGTGCAAGCACACGTACTCGCCACTGGGCTCGGTTCCCAGCTCTGGAAACTCAGCCAGCACTAG
- a CDS encoding YybH family protein has protein sequence MSVNKEEISHTIIELEKSFNERWSAGDSRGYLDAFADDVSYFDPILKSILVGREKVIAWIDSIYSNPHIVRSEYLNPSVHVSDTGDLAVLGYNLDTFVLDEYGAEQQLRAWNATHGYQLIDGRWRIVHSNWAFAQTVTEAIAS, from the coding sequence ATGAGCGTCAACAAAGAAGAGATCAGCCACACAATCATCGAGCTGGAGAAGTCCTTCAACGAACGGTGGAGCGCGGGCGACAGTCGCGGCTACCTCGACGCTTTCGCCGACGACGTCAGCTACTTCGACCCAATTCTAAAGAGCATTTTGGTCGGTCGCGAAAAGGTGATCGCCTGGATCGACTCCATCTACTCGAACCCGCACATCGTGCGTAGCGAGTATCTCAACCCTTCGGTGCATGTCAGCGATACCGGTGACCTCGCCGTACTTGGCTACAACTTGGATACCTTCGTTCTCGATGAGTATGGCGCCGAACAGCAGCTGCGTGCCTGGAATGCCACCCACGGTTACCAGCTGATCGACGGCCGGTGGCGGATCGTGCACTCGAACTGGGCGTTCGCGCAGACGGTAACCGAAGCAATCGCCTCCTGA
- a CDS encoding class I SAM-dependent methyltransferase, which translates to MTDSHVQQAYAERASEYTAILGTVDDMHELDRKRIGQWAQQIRGRIIDAGCGPGHWTDFLHQRGADISGVDLVPEFIESARLRFPDVSFRVSSLRTLDEADGSLNGVLAWYSLIHLPPAELPSVLSELARVLSPQGHLLVGFFDGEPAEPFDHAVAPAYYWSVDQMSSLVHAAGFAVIDTEARQDSGSRPHAAISAIAR; encoded by the coding sequence ATGACTGACTCTCACGTTCAACAGGCCTATGCCGAACGGGCATCCGAGTACACAGCCATTCTTGGGACCGTCGATGACATGCATGAGCTTGATCGGAAGCGTATTGGGCAATGGGCTCAGCAGATTAGAGGCCGCATCATCGACGCCGGATGCGGACCAGGACATTGGACGGATTTTCTCCACCAACGGGGTGCCGACATCTCAGGCGTTGACCTGGTGCCCGAATTCATTGAGAGCGCCCGCCTTCGCTTCCCCGATGTATCATTCCGAGTCTCCTCGCTCCGCACCCTCGATGAAGCCGATGGCAGCCTAAATGGAGTGCTCGCCTGGTATTCACTGATTCACCTGCCGCCAGCAGAACTACCGTCAGTTCTCTCCGAGCTCGCTCGCGTTCTTTCGCCTCAAGGCCACCTGCTCGTGGGCTTTTTCGATGGCGAGCCCGCAGAACCGTTCGACCATGCTGTTGCCCCGGCATACTACTGGTCAGTCGATCAGATGAGTTCCCTGGTGCATGCCGCCGGGTTTGCGGTGATCGATACCGAAGCCCGCCAAGATTCCGGTAGCCGCCCGCACGCAGCAATCTCTGCGATTGCCCGGTAA
- a CDS encoding helix-turn-helix transcriptional regulator, whose protein sequence is MTEWGFLTNHLHALYCVALHPGIRIREIADSVGVQERAAHRIVADLVAGGYLTRRRVGSRNFYELHPNQPIRREGLDEVAVGEILDVLLRPEVKHSTTPGAAVGASGTVNGGVS, encoded by the coding sequence ATGACTGAATGGGGTTTCCTGACGAATCACTTGCATGCGCTCTACTGCGTCGCGCTTCACCCCGGCATCCGGATCCGTGAGATCGCAGACAGCGTGGGAGTCCAGGAGCGGGCGGCACACCGGATCGTGGCGGACTTGGTCGCGGGCGGTTACCTGACCCGCCGCCGGGTAGGCAGTCGGAATTTCTACGAGCTGCATCCGAATCAACCGATACGCCGTGAGGGGCTAGATGAGGTTGCGGTCGGTGAGATTCTCGATGTGCTCCTCAGGCCGGAGGTGAAGCATTCCACAACGCCAGGTGCCGCCGTTGGGGCATCCGGGACTGTCAACGGCGGCGTCAGCTGA
- a CDS encoding helix-turn-helix domain-containing protein, with the protein MHVTEGEFVHDVDYVTQTVAAGQWLWVRPGHAQSWHPPGPALGQLILFEPDVLSPDVAQLLARVTAHEAPPVLTPHAQDAAGLQQTVHQLLDEHRALGRRQLNVHHALRRSLLETLLLRLANSPDVAPPAASGGNTYPQFVDALELRFRELHHASEYARLLGCSVRTLSRATHEATGKRTREVIDERRLLEARRLLTSAGWDANAVAVHLGFSDPANFGRFFRTRVGLTPASFAAREAESSD; encoded by the coding sequence GTGCACGTCACGGAGGGCGAGTTCGTCCATGACGTTGACTATGTCACTCAGACCGTGGCCGCCGGTCAATGGCTTTGGGTTCGTCCTGGGCATGCGCAGAGCTGGCACCCGCCGGGCCCCGCCCTTGGGCAGCTGATTCTATTCGAACCGGACGTACTCTCGCCCGATGTGGCCCAACTCCTCGCTCGGGTGACGGCCCACGAGGCCCCGCCGGTGCTTACCCCACATGCGCAGGACGCCGCCGGGCTGCAGCAGACAGTGCATCAGCTCTTGGATGAACACCGCGCGCTAGGCCGACGCCAGCTCAACGTACATCATGCTCTCCGGCGCAGCCTGCTCGAAACTCTGCTGCTGCGCCTGGCGAACTCCCCCGATGTCGCTCCCCCGGCAGCGTCCGGTGGGAACACCTACCCGCAATTCGTGGATGCACTCGAACTGCGCTTCCGCGAGCTCCACCACGCCTCCGAGTATGCTCGACTGCTCGGCTGCTCGGTCCGCACCCTTAGCCGCGCGACGCACGAGGCCACCGGGAAGCGGACGCGTGAGGTAATCGATGAGCGCCGACTTCTCGAGGCTCGTCGACTGCTCACTAGCGCAGGGTGGGATGCCAACGCCGTTGCGGTCCATCTGGGATTCAGCGACCCAGCAAACTTCGGGCGCTTTTTTCGCACACGTGTCGGCCTGACTCCGGCTTCATTCGCCGCACGTGAGGCCGAATCCAGCGATTGA